The genomic interval AtgcctgcgagggaggcttTAGCTGATGGGATGACcccatatatataaaatagatCTCAACTTCAATAAATTTCTTCAAGAATTttagtggggggggggggggggtggtggtacTGGCTCCCCTGGACACCCAGGATTTGCCACTGATCTTGTATACTGTAACTGTAAGCTATAGTGTTACAATAACAATATCCCTTGCATTCAGTGGTGAACCACCATTTCCAACCATATCATTGGGTTCACTAGTGAAAACATACTCTCAACACATTTCCAGTGAAATAAAGACCAAAAAGTATAtccaactttaaaaaaaaattccctacAATTATGTGCATTTCTTTTCTCACTTGTTCTATTTTTAATACAGCCTCCTGTGGCTTTTTAAGATCTATATATCCTACTCTAAAAAGTCACTTTAACCAAAACCCCAAAAGTTTGGCACTCTAGGGAGTATTGTTCTCAAGAAAGCAAGAAACATCCAAAGCTCATTACTGTCTAAGATGTAAATCTGTGAGGGTGCCAAGGGGAAAAGTTGTCAAACTTATTGGTGCCAACTAGGATGATTGGGTATGGAGTACAATCTAAAAAGAGGCACTCAAAACCTTCCAAAACTTGCAGAAAAACTGCAAAATAAGGCAATATTTGGTTGCTGAAAAATTGCAGTAGGAATCAACTCTCACTGTCTGGTCTTCTTGTCTGTACAACATTACGAGGTAAGCTTTTCAGAGGGTGGAACTTCTTCCCTGTTTCATCCATGCTACCATCCCCCTGATCCTCATCATCACATAAATGTACTACTATGCTTGGACATTCTGTGTCAGGGGGGTGCAGTTCATATGGTTTTGAGGTGTCTAAAGATGCTACAGCGCTCAGTAGGTCATAGTTAATGATCGGGCTAGCTTCATGTGTTTGCTCCCATCCAACAGGGGGTGATGCAGGTGGCGAGATGAGGAACTGTTTGGTGAGTGGAGGCGGTTGCAGTTGAGTTGTTGCGCTTGTGCTAGGGCCAGCATTGACAGGCTACAATtacaacaaaatataaattctAAAATTCATTGCATGAAAATTATAAGACAAATAATTTGCCATATAAAAGAACACAAATAAGGGGAAAATGGAGGAATACATAAATTGTCCCAAATAATGCAAGTAACTGTCAAGGCTCTAAACTATGTCATGGCTCTAAACTCTCTTAGCAGAAATTTTGACCCTCAACAGCCACTTCCACTGCTACAGGTCTGAGTgaagggtggtggtggtggtgggggtgaGGTTGCAAATTTAGGGAGGCACTTCCCTAAAAACCTTGCTGAAAAACACTTCAAATATctgtgttttcttttcttagcTAGTACCTTTTTCCCAAGGCAGACCATGTGTACTATCATTATTTTAGAAAACAGCATTTTACCTGTACATAATACAAGCCAAGCTCTGCCCCTCTGTACTTAGCACCATGAAGGACAAGCTTAGCCTCTGTTGCAGTCTCGTTTCCAGAGAAAAACACTCTGACTCGACGGAAACTCTTCAGATAGGAGAAGGATGCATACTCATCAAATGCTTGGAATATCTTTTCAAACTCGCCCTAGAATATATATGATTCAAATGAGGATGGAGTATAGAGATTTAGTTGGCAGACATGGGAGTCTAGGTGTTCAGTTCATTACTGTGTTGACTACAGTAACTTAATGGTacagttttctttttcaagcCAGGCATTTAGAAGCAGGGTATCTTCATTTGCTAGCTAGATCACCACTCAATAGGCCTAATTCATACATCATGCTTCTGCCGTGACATATCTAATTATTTGTATTGGGCACATTGAGCAGTTTGTTGTCCAAATCAATTAAGTTTACCATGGTGGCATTAACGTTGGCAAGGTGATGAGTTAAATGCcgctattttttaaattattttgtgCAACAGAAACTCTACATCATGTTGACTCTCTTTAGTGCACGGCCCATTCAGTGTGATGTCTGAGCCAAAATCCAAGCCAATATATCAGGGTTAACACAAATAAACAATTACATTCGGCATGGCAGGAGCGCAACAGTCAATCTACAGTATATAGCATGTGATGTGCCTATGGTTACAAAGAATATTGTAGTATGTACTTCATACATATATAGCATTCTGTCTTTGTTGTGGTTTAAAAGTATTCAACAACTGATGACAAAATCCCTTTACATCACCTTGACTTTATCTTAATGGTTAGTACTTAAGCTAAAATAAAACGCAAATGTGTAAGTAGACGCGCCCAAATGTGATTTATAACACACTAAAAACCATCAACAAAGACACAGATTGACGTAGCTGTCACAAATTGTCTCGTAAACAAAGACAATATAAGACAAGCAGTACCTTCACGTTTCCATCATCAAATAAAATACCAGGAACATTAgttacagacagacagcttgaggtgtttgtGTTTCCCTGGTTTCCCTCTGTATCAATATCCATTGCTTCTTCTTCGTCTGATGCCGCCATGTTGGGATGGTTCGACAAGTTTTGTTTCATCGTCGCTAATTTAATGACGCGCCTTCGCCATTTACGTAgatggatatttttttagctaaCCCGAGGGTCACACCGGCGTTTTGTGAGCTGATTGAGAGATCTAGCATTACATTTCGAGAAATTTGTAGAGATATTTTTTCCCGCAAAACGGAAAACGGAGTCGGTGTCAAATGATTAGTAAACAATGGCGCGCGATGATGCCTGGGTAATATTCCAGAAGCGGCCCCAAAAATAACGTAAGCTGGAGCTATAATGTCATGGAAGAAAAATGTGAAAGCGAAATTTTGGGTATGCTAATGAGCTTCACGAGTAGCACGCTAACACGATTACTTAAGTGTTTTGCATGACCCAAACAAAATGCATAGTACATACAAAAAGCACATatatgggttacctgtgtataATTGACTGAGAAAAGACTGTGTCCTCATCCGGGACATTCTTCACATTTGCTACCATCATGGCGGCGTTGAAAAGTTGCCGGTTTCTCCAGAAATCGCCTCTTTTGGTGAGCTTTTTATTTCTAAATATACTAACAAACATCTTCCTAGTATCACCAATATATATTGTATTAATTCATTAAttctgatgttttttttatttcttttgtgtGCAGAATAATGCCCGACAACTCAGCCTCTCATCGACACGATCTGCGGCAGAATTCGTCAAGGTTGGTTCTAGTTATATTTTAAATTGTATTTTCTAGTCTGCAAACTACACTTTATGAGATTTATTAATGTTCACCTATTTATTTCCAGCCACCCATTCAAATTTTTGGCATCGAAGGGCGCTATGCACACGCC from Nematostella vectensis chromosome 14, jaNemVect1.1, whole genome shotgun sequence carries:
- the LOC5516692 gene encoding calcipressin-1; this translates as MKQNLSNHPNMAASDEEEAMDIDTEGNQGNTNTSSCLSVTNVPGILFDDGNVKGEFEKIFQAFDEYASFSYLKSFRRVRVFFSGNETATEAKLVLHGAKYRGAELGLYYVQPVNAGPSTSATTQLQPPPLTKQFLISPPASPPVGWEQTHEASPIINYDLLSAVASLDTSKPYELHPPDTECPSIVVHLCDDEDQGDGSMDETGKKFHPLKSLPRNVVQTRRPDSES